In Halorhabdus tiamatea SARL4B, a genomic segment contains:
- a CDS encoding phosphoribosylanthranilate isomerase, whose translation MTRVKVCGHTREADVRASVDAGVDAIGVISDVPVETPREVSRERATELLEAVPPLVSGVLVTMSETVEAARELAAETQPDAVQIHGTLDPDEVAALAAAIPQSVLVALDHDADLDAYAAAADGLVVDSLGEAGGGGTGRTHDWDRTAEVVETLDVPILLAGGLTPENVAEAVETIQPFGVDTASGVELEGGVKDHDAVERFVDRVESDQVVA comes from the coding sequence ATGACGCGCGTGAAGGTCTGTGGACACACCCGCGAAGCGGACGTCCGAGCGAGCGTCGACGCTGGCGTCGACGCGATCGGCGTGATCAGCGACGTTCCAGTCGAGACGCCACGGGAGGTGTCCCGAGAACGTGCCACCGAACTGCTTGAGGCGGTACCGCCACTCGTCTCGGGCGTGCTCGTGACGATGTCCGAGACCGTCGAAGCGGCCCGGGAACTCGCCGCGGAAACCCAGCCGGACGCCGTCCAGATTCACGGGACGCTCGATCCCGACGAAGTGGCGGCACTCGCGGCGGCGATCCCCCAGTCAGTCCTGGTCGCGCTCGATCACGACGCCGATCTGGACGCCTACGCCGCGGCCGCCGACGGACTCGTCGTCGACTCACTCGGCGAGGCCGGCGGCGGGGGGACCGGCCGAACCCACGACTGGGATCGAACCGCCGAGGTTGTCGAGACCCTCGACGTCCCGATCCTGCTGGCTGGCGGCCTCACCCCAGAGAACGTCGCCGAGGCCGTCGAGACCATCCAGCCGTTCGGTGTCGATACCGCAAGCGGCGTCGAGCTCGAAGGAGGGGTCAAAGATCACGACGCCGTCGAGCGGTTCGTCGACCGGGTCGAAAGTGATCAGGTGGTCGCATGA
- a CDS encoding Lrp/AsnC family transcriptional regulator has protein sequence MVTAYVMVKAHTGEADRLKNSIEAIDGVASAHVVAGDVDLIAKVDVPAPADVKEIAAGEIQEIDGIEDTQTYVAME, from the coding sequence ATGGTCACAGCATACGTCATGGTCAAAGCACACACGGGCGAGGCGGACCGACTCAAGAACAGTATCGAAGCGATCGACGGCGTGGCGAGCGCCCACGTCGTGGCCGGTGACGTCGACCTCATCGCGAAAGTCGACGTTCCAGCGCCGGCGGACGTCAAGGAGATCGCCGCCGGCGAGATCCAGGAGATCGACGGAATCGAGGACACCCAGACGTACGTCGCGATGGAGTGA
- the trpD gene encoding anthranilate phosphoribosyltransferase, with translation MSTLQSHIERVTDGEDLTVEEAKRASSAVFEDATEAQIGALLSALRAKGETEAEIAGFAQGMREAARTIEPDRDPLVDIVGTGGDDYDTINVSTTSSIVAAGAGVPIAKHGNYSVSSSSGSADVLEEVGVTVDAEPPAVEDAIENRGVGFMLAPVFHPAMKAVIGPRKELGMRTIFNILGPLTNPAGADAQVLGVYDPELVPLIARSLAHMPVEHALVVHGGGLDEIAVHDETTVAEVTGESVEEYTLAPEDMGLDRHDIADVAGGSPEENADALRGIVHGEENGAKRDIILANAGAAIYVAGEADSIENGVEVARQAIDSGAAGEKLAGLRGVVA, from the coding sequence ATGTCTACACTACAGTCACACATCGAACGCGTCACCGACGGTGAGGATTTGACCGTCGAGGAGGCAAAGCGAGCGTCGAGCGCCGTCTTCGAGGACGCCACGGAGGCCCAGATCGGCGCGCTCCTGAGCGCGCTCCGGGCGAAAGGCGAGACCGAGGCCGAGATCGCTGGCTTCGCCCAGGGGATGCGCGAGGCCGCCCGGACGATCGAACCCGATCGCGACCCGCTGGTCGATATCGTCGGGACTGGCGGTGACGACTACGACACGATCAACGTCTCGACGACGAGTTCGATCGTCGCCGCTGGCGCGGGCGTCCCGATCGCCAAGCACGGCAACTACTCCGTCTCGTCGTCGTCCGGGAGCGCCGACGTCCTGGAGGAAGTCGGCGTCACTGTCGACGCCGAACCGCCCGCCGTCGAGGATGCCATCGAGAACAGGGGGGTCGGATTCATGCTCGCGCCGGTCTTCCATCCAGCGATGAAGGCCGTCATCGGCCCGCGGAAGGAGCTCGGGATGCGGACTATCTTCAACATCCTCGGCCCGCTCACGAACCCCGCCGGTGCTGACGCACAGGTTCTGGGCGTCTACGACCCCGAACTGGTCCCGCTCATCGCGCGCTCGCTCGCGCACATGCCCGTCGAACACGCCCTGGTCGTCCACGGCGGCGGCCTCGACGAGATCGCCGTCCACGACGAGACGACCGTCGCCGAGGTCACGGGCGAGTCCGTCGAGGAGTACACGCTGGCCCCCGAAGACATGGGTCTCGATCGCCACGACATCGCCGACGTCGCGGGTGGATCGCCCGAAGAGAACGCCGACGCCCTCCGCGGGATCGTCCACGGCGAGGAAAACGGCGCGAAGCGGGACATCATCCTGGCGAACGCCGGCGCGGCGATCTACGTCGCGGGCGAGGCCGACTCGATCGAAAACGGCGTCGAAGTCGCCCGCCAGGCGATCGACTCGGGGGCGGCCGGCGAGAAACTCGCCGGGCTTCGCGGCGTGGTCGCATGA
- a CDS encoding Lrp/AsnC ligand binding domain-containing protein, whose product MVKAFILVKAAAGTAERLLGEARTAIGVEEAHVVAGQYDLVVEAERDSVYEIMESVASGIRDLEDVTDTRSYICLE is encoded by the coding sequence ATGGTCAAAGCGTTCATTCTGGTGAAGGCGGCCGCAGGCACGGCGGAACGACTGCTCGGGGAGGCTCGGACGGCGATCGGCGTTGAAGAGGCTCACGTCGTGGCCGGACAGTACGATCTCGTCGTCGAGGCCGAACGGGACTCCGTCTACGAGATCATGGAGTCCGTCGCCAGCGGTATTCGTGACCTCGAAGACGTCACCGACACCCGATCGTACATCTGTCTCGAGTGA
- the radA gene encoding DNA repair and recombination protein RadA, with protein MAASEDLEDLPGVGPATAEKLTENGYDSYQGIAVASPGELSNTADVGESSAADIIQAAREAADIGGFESGAEVLERREQIGKLSWGVEEVDELLGGGVETQSITEVYGEFGAGKSQVTHQLAVNVQLPAEHGGLEGSSIFIDSEDTFRPERIEQMVEGLEDDVIADTMVLHDVAEEGEADPGDDALFDDLVESILDKIHVAKAFNSNHQILLAEKAQELASEGQDEAFPVRLLAVDSLTAHFRAEYVGRGELADRQQKLNKHLHDLMRVGDLNNTAVVVTNQVAANPDSFFGDPTQPIGGNILGHTSTFRLYLRKSKGDKRIVRLVDAPNLPDGEGVMRVEEGGLMAE; from the coding sequence ATGGCAGCATCCGAAGACCTCGAAGACCTGCCGGGCGTGGGTCCGGCGACCGCAGAGAAGCTCACCGAAAACGGCTACGACTCCTATCAGGGCATCGCCGTCGCGAGTCCTGGCGAGTTGAGCAACACCGCCGACGTCGGCGAATCCAGCGCGGCAGACATCATCCAGGCCGCCCGCGAGGCCGCCGACATCGGCGGGTTCGAGAGCGGGGCCGAGGTGCTCGAACGCCGCGAACAGATCGGCAAGCTCTCGTGGGGCGTCGAGGAGGTCGACGAGTTGCTCGGCGGCGGCGTCGAGACCCAGTCGATCACCGAGGTCTACGGCGAGTTCGGCGCGGGCAAGTCCCAGGTCACCCACCAGCTCGCGGTCAACGTCCAGCTCCCGGCCGAGCACGGCGGCCTCGAGGGGAGTTCGATCTTCATCGACAGCGAGGACACGTTCCGCCCCGAGCGTATCGAGCAGATGGTCGAAGGCCTCGAAGACGACGTGATCGCCGACACGATGGTCCTCCACGACGTCGCCGAGGAGGGGGAGGCCGATCCCGGTGACGACGCTCTCTTCGACGACCTCGTCGAGTCGATCCTCGACAAGATCCACGTCGCGAAGGCGTTCAACTCCAACCACCAGATCCTGCTCGCCGAGAAGGCCCAGGAACTCGCCAGTGAGGGCCAGGACGAGGCGTTCCCCGTCCGGCTGCTCGCCGTCGACTCGCTGACCGCACACTTCCGGGCGGAGTACGTCGGCCGTGGTGAACTCGCCGACCGCCAGCAGAAGCTCAACAAGCACCTCCACGACCTCATGCGGGTCGGCGACCTCAACAACACGGCCGTCGTCGTCACCAACCAGGTCGCCGCCAACCCCGACTCCTTCTTCGGTGACCCGACCCAGCCCATCGGCGGGAACATCCTGGGCCACACCTCGACGTTCCGGCTGTACCTCCGGAAATCC
- the trpG gene encoding anthranilate synthase component II, with translation MSESAATVDGDATTETPTDDLEVLFVDNFDSFTYNLVEYTSEHADTTVVKNTASLSDVRAADPDAIIISPGPGHPRNDRDVGVSTDVLRKISPDVPTLGVCLGLEAAVYEYGGTVGHAPEPIHGKAAAIDHDSEGVFAGLDQGFQGGRYHSLIASDVPNCFEITATTEADDGTELVMGIRHRKHPIEAVQFHPESVLTAVGHDVIRNFLASV, from the coding sequence ATGAGCGAGTCCGCAGCGACCGTCGACGGTGACGCGACGACCGAGACGCCCACCGACGACCTCGAGGTGCTGTTCGTGGACAACTTCGACTCGTTCACGTACAACCTGGTGGAGTACACGTCCGAACACGCGGACACGACCGTCGTGAAGAACACGGCCTCGCTGTCGGACGTCCGGGCAGCCGACCCGGACGCCATCATCATTTCGCCGGGCCCGGGCCATCCGAGAAACGACCGCGACGTCGGGGTATCGACCGACGTCCTCCGGAAGATCAGTCCGGACGTGCCGACGCTGGGCGTCTGTCTGGGTCTCGAGGCTGCAGTCTACGAATACGGTGGGACCGTCGGCCACGCACCCGAACCGATCCACGGCAAGGCCGCCGCCATCGATCACGACAGTGAGGGCGTCTTTGCCGGTCTCGACCAGGGGTTCCAGGGTGGGCGCTATCACTCTTTGATCGCCAGCGATGTCCCCAACTGCTTCGAGATCACGGCGACGACCGAGGCCGACGATGGAACGGAACTCGTCATGGGCATCCGCCATCGCAAGCATCCAATCGAAGCCGTCCAGTTCCATCCCGAGTCCGTCCTGACCGCGGTGGGCCACGACGTGATCCGGAACTTCCTGGCGAGTGTCTGA
- the trpE gene encoding anthranilate synthase component I, which yields MTGEPSLSREEFVAFADADEPGVIRVAVELDADVDPLAAYAAVTGREGDAGTVDSDAGEYAFLLESAEKVASSDPNGAFAPTTDDRHARYSFVGYDPVAVATVEPDGTDLDILDDRYGALLETNGGDVLDDLRAVLPDVERRGFPEHDRQTLSGGLVGFLAYEAVYDLWLDEVGVDRPDSRFPDAQFVLATKTLVFDHAEGTVSLVFTPVVRPIEDADARYDELLDEAARVETALAAAGEPETGGFDRVREDAGPQDDYEDAVERAKDHVLDGDIYQGVISRKRELYGDVDPLALYDSLRSINPSPYMYLLGYDDRTIVGASPETLVSVGGDLITSNPIAGTSTRGNSPVEDRRLAGEMLADEKERAEHTMLVDLARNDVRRVGEPGSVRVEEFMNVLKYSHVQHIESTVTGTLAESADAFDATRAAFPAGTLSGAPKIRAMEIIDDLEPDPRGIYGGGVGYFSWNGDADFAIVIRSAAIEHGIDAVDGSGEKRTQDRITVQAGAGIVADSDPASEYEETEQKMGGVIDALERIESEPNVEVDTEAPIEEVSR from the coding sequence ATGACTGGCGAGCCATCGCTGTCCCGCGAGGAATTTGTAGCATTCGCCGACGCCGACGAGCCGGGCGTGATCCGGGTCGCCGTCGAACTCGACGCCGACGTGGATCCGCTCGCGGCTTACGCGGCGGTGACCGGCCGGGAGGGCGACGCTGGTACCGTCGATTCCGACGCGGGCGAGTACGCTTTCCTGCTGGAAAGCGCCGAGAAAGTCGCCTCCAGCGATCCCAACGGCGCGTTCGCGCCAACGACCGACGACCGTCACGCTCGCTATTCCTTCGTGGGCTACGATCCTGTCGCGGTCGCGACCGTCGAGCCCGACGGGACGGATCTTGACATCCTCGACGACCGCTATGGTGCCCTGCTCGAAACCAACGGCGGTGACGTCCTCGATGACCTCCGGGCCGTCCTGCCCGACGTCGAGCGGCGTGGGTTCCCCGAACACGATCGCCAGACGCTCTCGGGCGGGCTCGTCGGGTTTCTGGCCTACGAGGCCGTCTACGACCTCTGGCTCGACGAGGTGGGGGTCGATCGGCCGGACTCGCGGTTCCCGGACGCCCAGTTCGTGCTCGCGACGAAGACGCTCGTGTTCGATCACGCCGAGGGGACCGTCTCGTTGGTGTTTACGCCGGTCGTCAGGCCGATCGAGGACGCCGACGCGCGGTACGACGAACTACTCGACGAGGCCGCGCGCGTCGAGACCGCGCTGGCAGCGGCCGGCGAGCCAGAGACTGGCGGCTTCGACCGCGTTCGAGAGGACGCCGGGCCACAGGACGACTACGAGGACGCCGTCGAGCGGGCCAAGGACCACGTCCTGGACGGCGACATCTACCAGGGCGTGATCTCCCGGAAACGAGAGCTGTACGGCGACGTCGACCCCCTCGCGCTGTACGACTCGCTGCGCTCGATCAACCCCTCGCCGTACATGTACCTGCTGGGCTACGACGACCGCACGATCGTCGGCGCGAGTCCCGAGACGCTGGTCTCAGTGGGGGGAGACCTTATTACGTCGAATCCGATCGCGGGGACGTCAACGCGCGGAAACAGTCCCGTCGAGGATCGCCGGCTGGCGGGCGAGATGCTCGCCGACGAAAAAGAGCGGGCCGAACACACGATGCTCGTCGATCTCGCGCGCAACGACGTCCGCCGCGTGGGCGAGCCGGGCAGCGTCCGGGTCGAGGAGTTCATGAACGTCCTGAAGTATAGCCACGTCCAGCACATCGAGTCGACGGTGACGGGGACGCTCGCCGAGAGCGCGGACGCTTTCGACGCGACGCGGGCGGCCTTTCCGGCGGGGACGCTTTCGGGTGCGCCGAAGATTCGCGCGATGGAGATAATCGACGACCTCGAACCCGACCCACGCGGGATCTACGGCGGCGGCGTCGGGTATTTCTCCTGGAACGGCGACGCCGACTTCGCGATCGTCATCCGGTCGGCAGCGATCGAACACGGGATCGACGCCGTCGACGGAAGTGGCGAGAAGCGAACGCAGGACCGCATCACCGTCCAGGCCGGGGCGGGCATCGTCGCTGACTCCGATCCGGCAAGCGAATACGAGGAGACCGAACAGAAGATGGGCGGCGTGATCGACGCGCTCGAACGGATCGAGTCGGAACCGAACGTCGAGGTCGACACCGAGGCTCCGATCGAGGAGGTGTCTCGATGA
- a CDS encoding DUF5813 family protein encodes MTDTLPPAVADAFDDHDPFEASEEGYRVTTTVFDATVTATDTDGVGHEYTVTVRTPMLDAAVEGEVVGPAVEDGWFETFERRLEDAAGATRARVDLDEHRLRVDDSQAVATLVFSYGDPGRAAEIAKTFVEYVEGTYVEGVVPGYDYQPPVSDLLQASKTAGDNERSGTPL; translated from the coding sequence ATGACTGACACGCTGCCGCCGGCTGTCGCCGATGCCTTCGACGACCACGACCCGTTCGAAGCGAGCGAGGAGGGGTATCGCGTGACGACGACCGTCTTCGACGCGACGGTGACGGCGACCGACACCGACGGCGTCGGCCACGAGTACACGGTGACCGTCCGGACGCCGATGCTCGACGCGGCCGTCGAGGGCGAAGTCGTGGGGCCGGCCGTCGAGGACGGCTGGTTCGAGACTTTCGAACGCCGACTCGAAGACGCGGCTGGAGCCACGCGGGCGCGAGTCGACCTCGACGAGCACCGGCTTCGTGTCGACGACAGCCAGGCAGTCGCGACGCTCGTCTTCTCGTACGGTGATCCGGGGCGGGCCGCCGAGATCGCCAAGACGTTCGTCGAGTACGTCGAAGGAACCTACGTCGAGGGGGTCGTGCCCGGGTACGACTACCAGCCGCCGGTATCCGATCTACTCCAGGCCTCGAAGACGGCTGGCGACAACGAGCGCAGCGGGACCCCGCTGTAG
- a CDS encoding potassium channel family protein, with translation MRFVIVGSGRVGLRTARALGESGHDVVLVEADPKTADRGREAGFEVIVGDGSVESVLEQADLESADAVGALTGDLNANFATCLIASEHGCRTVLRIDEDYREDVYRQYADAVDEVIYPERLGAIATKNALLGGSSVAIADIAQHLQLIEFTVTADAPVNGYSLSELELPAKSRLLAFGKRDGSVGVPNVDASLEVGDRLVVLADFTVLGDVRQLIVGNTTAETALGGA, from the coding sequence ATGCGATTCGTTATCGTGGGATCCGGACGGGTCGGCCTCCGGACGGCCCGGGCGCTTGGGGAGAGCGGACACGACGTCGTCCTCGTCGAGGCCGATCCGAAGACGGCCGACCGGGGGCGTGAGGCGGGCTTCGAGGTGATCGTGGGCGACGGGTCCGTCGAATCTGTCCTCGAGCAGGCAGACCTCGAATCGGCAGACGCCGTGGGCGCGCTCACCGGCGACCTCAACGCCAACTTCGCGACGTGTCTGATCGCCAGCGAACACGGGTGTCGAACGGTGTTACGCATCGACGAGGACTACCGCGAGGACGTCTACCGGCAGTACGCCGACGCCGTCGACGAGGTGATCTACCCCGAGCGACTCGGCGCAATCGCGACGAAGAACGCGCTGCTCGGAGGAAGTAGCGTCGCCATCGCCGACATCGCCCAGCATCTCCAGTTGATCGAGTTCACCGTCACCGCCGACGCACCAGTGAACGGCTACAGCCTGAGCGAACTCGAACTCCCGGCCAAATCGCGACTCCTCGCCTTCGGCAAGCGCGACGGGTCGGTCGGCGTCCCGAACGTCGACGCGTCGCTGGAGGTCGGCGATCGACTGGTCGTCCTGGCCGATTTCACTGTCCTCGGCGACGTCCGGCAATTGATCGTCGGCAACACGACGGCGGAAACAGCACTCGGAGGGGCCTAA